From the genome of Methanobrevibacter smithii ATCC 35061, one region includes:
- a CDS encoding FmdE family protein, producing the protein MVVKDIGKRFVFIVLAVTLIALMAGNVCAEEVNNTNVDTVTPVKSVNVEVNYEYTGDNAKVMPDFYIYSGEDKIEYNKELINSNSYVLTFNDTFSKEYNITAMTAGYVSQSQIILSDSIIFNLKASDAYKLGYDVTADADKILDFKTADDILVITSAGVPKYNSRTSEDAVEAIYNYQYKYGQSIPYNNVLMLRQTAVDNIDFAFIVKRGNELKAVIYEKASKTPVYVGTISENMTRVQWNNYFNSLSGENAWAFASLTNAWVAGASNIILQEAAFHGHVCEGTLGGYSIVQALLKYYSPVGASDYYDILGVPGGSDDDAVIYFLDATPGKIGDVGINMRLNGYIGFNTTSTGVSENMIGFIRWGASSGTLIIMEYNKSKITALFEKETGINPKSGSLEELKYNTWWVKNIKNNPEKMADIIYEFDNLTRAQYFELIGDGKTVEARGLDLDYILYLNLPKATRNSASGLDISLSDKQIEQIGVDATNLAISIFKNQKGIDITKDMVDLSVLTSAGYVYLGSSDTVLARNGINKVLGATLTSATLLPIHTPAYKPLWFAYVLRSPDSDILDTVFIKYNPDGTFFVGEFNGSNVADVGINSINNSATVKALSSKFAIDESFFGVQSIGNVWMSHPEFDQLLSFLFHSHACPGVQPGFFITDFIQENFPLGENESYKYIGSSIYCKDDSLIYLLGISPGMGDYFLQKLPGNETDSTYADGAKDEGVLIVWDSNLNIGRAVIITYTSAKLKKVAVNTQDANRHVQIQTYLDIYAKKDNSLVISKPTVESNEEKWITYEQYLELTSGSKDLNALSYLKGLPSVSKEDLLNSMKNNSESNSNSNTNTNSNSDSNANENSHSSANVNNVGVSSNYNNMPQSSSYDVGNSNDVLGSDSEVSEDEGKSYEVSKKSPAKSINPDYMPYVVIVILIVGILVGAGYMKHRK; encoded by the coding sequence ATGGTTGTCAAAGATATTGGGAAGCGATTCGTGTTTATAGTGTTGGCTGTGACATTAATTGCTTTAATGGCCGGTAATGTTTGTGCAGAAGAGGTTAATAATACAAATGTTGATACCGTAACACCAGTTAAATCAGTCAATGTTGAAGTTAATTATGAGTATACAGGCGATAATGCTAAGGTTATGCCTGATTTTTATATTTACTCAGGTGAAGATAAAATTGAATATAATAAAGAGCTGATTAACTCAAACAGTTATGTTCTCACATTTAATGATACTTTTTCTAAGGAATATAATATAACTGCTATGACTGCAGGTTATGTTTCTCAAAGTCAAATCATTCTTAGTGATTCTATTATTTTTAATTTAAAGGCAAGTGATGCATATAAACTTGGTTATGATGTAACTGCCGATGCAGATAAGATATTGGATTTTAAAACTGCTGATGATATTCTTGTTATAACATCTGCAGGTGTTCCTAAATATAATAGCAGGACAAGTGAAGATGCTGTAGAAGCTATTTATAATTATCAGTATAAATATGGGCAGTCTATTCCGTATAATAATGTTTTAATGTTACGTCAGACTGCAGTTGACAATATTGATTTTGCATTTATTGTTAAAAGAGGAAACGAATTAAAAGCAGTAATTTATGAAAAGGCTTCTAAAACTCCTGTATATGTCGGAACTATTTCTGAAAACATGACTAGAGTTCAATGGAACAATTACTTCAATTCACTTTCCGGTGAAAATGCATGGGCTTTTGCTAGTTTAACTAACGCATGGGTTGCAGGTGCATCAAATATTATTCTTCAGGAAGCTGCATTCCACGGACATGTCTGTGAAGGTACTCTTGGAGGATACAGTATTGTACAGGCTTTATTAAAATATTATTCTCCTGTCGGGGCTTCTGATTACTATGATATTTTAGGAGTTCCTGGAGGATCTGACGACGATGCAGTTATATACTTTTTAGATGCAACACCTGGTAAAATAGGGGATGTTGGAATCAATATGAGATTAAATGGATATATTGGATTTAACACCACTTCTACTGGAGTGTCTGAAAATATGATTGGATTTATCAGATGGGGTGCTTCAAGCGGAACTTTAATTATTATGGAATATAATAAAAGTAAAATCACTGCCCTTTTTGAAAAAGAAACAGGTATTAATCCGAAAAGCGGAAGTTTGGAAGAGCTGAAATACAATACCTGGTGGGTTAAAAATATTAAAAATAATCCTGAAAAAATGGCAGATATTATTTATGAATTCGATAACTTAACCAGAGCTCAGTATTTTGAACTTATTGGTGACGGTAAAACTGTTGAAGCTCGCGGTTTAGATTTGGATTATATTCTTTATTTAAATTTACCTAAAGCTACCCGTAATAGCGCAAGTGGTTTGGATATTAGCTTGTCTGATAAGCAAATAGAACAAATTGGTGTTGATGCTACAAATTTAGCTATTTCAATTTTTAAAAATCAAAAAGGAATTGATATTACTAAAGACATGGTGGATCTTTCTGTATTGACTTCTGCAGGTTATGTTTATTTGGGATCTTCTGATACTGTTTTAGCTAGAAATGGTATTAATAAGGTTTTAGGTGCTACTTTAACCAGTGCTACTTTATTGCCAATACATACTCCGGCATACAAACCGTTATGGTTTGCTTATGTTTTGCGTTCACCTGATTCTGATATTTTAGATACTGTATTTATCAAATATAATCCTGACGGAACTTTCTTTGTTGGCGAATTTAACGGCAGCAATGTGGCAGATGTTGGTATAAATTCAATTAACAATTCTGCAACTGTTAAAGCTTTGTCTTCAAAATTTGCAATTGATGAAAGTTTCTTTGGTGTACAAAGTATTGGAAATGTTTGGATGTCTCATCCGGAATTTGATCAATTGCTGTCTTTCCTATTCCACAGTCATGCATGTCCAGGTGTACAGCCAGGTTTCTTTATAACTGATTTTATTCAGGAAAATTTCCCGTTAGGTGAAAATGAATCTTATAAATATATAGGTTCAAGTATTTACTGTAAAGACGACAGTTTAATTTATTTGTTAGGTATTTCTCCAGGTATGGGTGATTATTTCCTACAAAAATTACCTGGTAATGAAACTGATTCCACTTATGCAGACGGTGCAAAAGATGAAGGAGTTCTTATTGTTTGGGACAGTAATTTAAATATAGGCAGAGCAGTTATTATTACTTATACTTCTGCCAAACTTAAAAAAGTTGCTGTAAATACTCAAGATGCAAACAGACATGTTCAAATTCAGACATATCTTGATATTTATGCTAAAAAAGATAATTCGTTGGTTATTTCTAAACCTACAGTTGAATCTAACGAAGAAAAATGGATTACTTATGAACAGTATTTGGAATTGACTTCAGGTTCTAAAGACCTTAATGCATTATCTTATCTTAAGGGCCTTCCTAGTGTATCTAAAGAAGATTTATTAAACTCAATGAAAAACAACTCAGAAAGTAACTCTAATTCTAACACTAACACCAATTCCAATTCAGATTCAAATGCTAATGAAAATTCTCATTCATCAGCTAATGTGAATAATGTTGGTGTTTCCAGCAATTATAATAATATGCCGCAAAGCAGCAGTTATGATGTAGGCAACTCAAATGATGTGTTAGGATCAGATTCTGAAGTTTCTGAAGATGAGGGTAAATCTTACGAAGTTTCTAA